The nucleotide sequence GCGACAATGGCACAAGGATAACTTTAGTGACATGGATAAGAGACTGCTGCGGTTTGAGGAGGAGATCACAAAGCTGGACAACCTAGTCAGCGATGGGATCTATGATGGTACAACGGAGGCTAGAAGGAAGGCGCTGGTGAGCTTTTGCAAAAAATGGTACATCAAGAAGGAAATCCACTGGAAACAGATGTCTCGGTCCCAGCATGCTGCCAACATGGATAAGAATACCAGATGCTTTCATAACATTGCCTCGTCCAGAAGAAGGAATAATAGGATCGATGCCTGATGATTCATGGACGACTTGTGCGGAACCAGGCAAGAATAAAATTTGCAATCAGGGGGTTCTACAAGGATCTCTATCGACAGGAATATGCTCCGAGGATTGGTGTCAGGGATGGTTTACTGAAACAGATCCCTAGAGAGGAGGCTGAAGCTTTGGAAGTTTTGCTGTCTGAGGAGGAAATCAAGGAGGTAGTGTGGGACTGCAAATCTTCTAAGGCCCCAGGGAGTGATGGGTACAatatgaacttcataaagaaaTGCTGGGAGGACATCGGTCAGGAATTCATTGCAGCGGTGCTGGGGTTCTTTCAAAGTGCTAAGTTACCAACGGATGTGAATGTCACGTGGGTAACGCTAGCCCCAAAGTTTGAAGGTGCAAAGGAGGTGAAGGACTTTCggccgattagtatggtggggTGTGTGTATAAAGTGATTTCGAAGGTGTTGGTGAGAAGGATGAGATCCGTTATGCCGGGATTGGTAGGTGAGACTCAGACTGCATTTGTTAAGAGTAGAAAAATCCATGATGGAGCGCTCATAGCCTGTGAGACGGTTCATTGGTTGAAAATGCGGAAAAAGACGGTGGCTATTATCAAACTGGATTTTCAAAAAGCTTATGATAGAGTAAGATGGAGCTTTGTAGATATTGTGCTACAGAATATGGAGTTTGGCCAAAGGTGGAGGAATTGGGTGAAGGAGTGTGTTAGTACGGCTACTATGTCAGTCCTGGTAAACGGGTCACCGTCCAAGCCGTTCAAGATGGAGAGGGGACTGAGACAAGGAGACCCCCTTTCTCCACTTGTTTGTGCTAGTGGTCGATGTTTTGCATAGGATGTTGGGCGAAGCCATAAGGAATGGGCGCATTGCTCCGCTGCTGGTCGGGGGAGATCATATTGCATTATCGCACCTACAATTTGCAGATGATATTATTCTGTTTTGCCCACCGGAGACTGAGACGATCATAAATTATAAGAGGCTGTTGCGGTGTTTTGAACTGATGTCTGGGCTGAGCATCAATTTTGATAAATCGAATCTGATATCGGTGAACTGTAAGCAAGGATGGATTGATCATGCGTGTGGCCTACTGGGGTGCCAGCAAGCTGTCTTACCTGTTAGATACCTCGGAATTTCTTTAGGAGCAAATCCGCGCCTAATGAAGACCTGGAAACCAATCATAGATAAGTTGGAACAGAAGCTCAGCTTATGGAAAGCGAAGGTCCTAAATAAAGCAGGTAAGCTTGTCCTCATCAAATCGGTACTGAATAGCCTACCCATATATTACCTAAGTCTGTACAAGATGCCGAAGACGGTGGCTGACAAGCTGATTGCATTACAAAGGAACTTTATGTGGTGCAAGGAGGACGGTAATTTTGGTATACCTTTGGTCAAGTGGGAGTTGGTCCAGGCTCCAAAATTGGCTGGGGGCTTGGGGGTTGGGGATGCAGTGATTAAAAACACAACGCTCTTGTTTAaaagtggtggtggcggttttcaaaggaggattgccCGCTGTGGAAGAAGATTGTTTGTTCCTGCAACAAGTTGAACCCTAATATAATGTTAGCAAATCAGCCTTTACCAGTAAAAGGAGGGCCCTGGAAAGACATTTTTCAGTTGAATATAACAGACCAACGGGTTCGAGAAAAAATGGTTAGTGGCCTGGCGATGAAAGTAGGCAATGGAAGGAAAACCCGGTTTTGGGAGGATAACTGGGTTCAAGGTGGTCCGCTGAAAGTGAGTTTTCCAAGACTCTTATCTACTTCTAGCCAACAAGGAGTTGTCATTGGGGATTGCGGTTTTTGGATGGCctagagtggatttggaattttCAATGGAAGAGGGAGTTGTTCCAATGGGAGCTGGAGCTTGTCCATCAGCTTCATGTGAGGTTAAGGCCAGTGAAGTTGTCGTCTGGGAGCGAGGACAATGTTGTGTGGAAATTTGATAATAAAGGAGTTTTTTCTACAAACTCCTTTATGCAGGTCATACAATCGGAAATGCTGTCAGACGAGATCACGAGCTATAGCTTCACAAGTTCACTTTGGAGAGGTTTGGTACCTCCAAGAATTGAGTTCTTTGGATGGTTTGTGCTAGTTGGTAGAGTTAATACCAAGGAGAGGTTGACTAGACTAGGTGTAGCTATTCATAGTGATAATCTTTGTGTACTGTGTAACAAGGAGATATAATCGGTTGAGCATTTATTTTTTCGGTGTGAGataacatggcaggtgtggtgcactTGGCCGAGGTCTTTTGGTAGAGCGTGGGTATTTCCGAGAACCATGAAAGAACTGTTTGTGAGCTGGATTGGCATGCACGCCAAAAAACAGGAGTAGAAGTCATGGATGACAGCgttctttgcagtgatttggaaCATCTGGTTGGAACGTAATGCTAGAGTCTTCAATAATAAAAGTGCAGGTGTCGAGAGCATTCTAACAAGGACGTTGTTGAGTTACAAAGAGTGAAATGAACGGGATCATTTTGGTGGTTGATGACAATACCGAAGATGCCAGAGGATTGATTGTTGTATGCagttattttatgtttgtttgttttgCTCCACTCTAATGTGTTGAGCTtgctttgtttaaaaaaaaaaataatgtttgtaataatattttgtgattttttttattttttattagaattttcaTATAAATTATCAATATAAGAAGATGGAAAATAGGATCCTCACAGGGAATCATTTTCCCGCAGGAAACGGGACTCTACAAAAAATGTTGATGGAAAGCAATATTTTTCTACGACAGAAATCGAAAATAGAGATAGAGAATAAATCTAAAGACGAAAACAAAAAGTAGAGAGACATCTCCGTTCCTGTCTTGCCTCGTtgctttctctatttttacccaTCAATAATTTGATGAGGCAAATTGTTGGGTAGCTCCCTCGGGTATAAGTGGGCTAATTTTTTTAGTAATGGATTGGAGAGGTGTGTTATGCATAGTTATGGAGAGGTGATGTATTTTTTATGGATATGGagataattgttttttttttaaattagaaactACAAATCGGAGGCTCAGATTTGGGTAGGGGTAGAAAACTGAGGATCAGATTTTGGGTAGAGTAAAAAACTGAACCTTAGTTTTGGGTAGGGATAGAAAACCGAGGGCAAGTTttgagtaaaaaaaataaaaaaaaatcaaaattctccaaatcggagggtccgatttacatgtttcaaaaaatttttaacgTTAAAACACAAATCTAACCCTCAAATTTGTGATCATCTATACAAAAAAAACACACCAACTCTCCACATTATTCAAAAACACCACCACAAtctcaataataaaaataaaaagtggtaTAAGTGATGTAGCCTACCTACGTCAAGAATTTATTTAGAATTGTTTGTAATATTTTTACGAATTTGTTGGAGGTTAATGCCTCCAAAGTACGGTGCATTTCTAACTTGTATTAAAAGAAGTAGttgaataattttaataatatatacaGAAGAAGAGAAGTAGTTGTATTGTGCAGTGTGGTTTCTCATAGGAAACAAATATTTATTTCTTTCATAAAAAATAAGTGTAAAAAATAGTTTATGATACTATTAGTAATAAAGAATACATTGTAGAATATCTTACATATTCAtatgtgagtttttttttttaagtagctactagtaattttttataagtaattaataaatattttgtTACTAATATTGTAGTCGTAATGTAGTATGTGTTATGCAGAATTTTATATTTTGACGTCAAAAACAATTATTTGATATGATGGAAAAAAAATTATGGTAGGTTGACAATATCAACATAATCTTTACTTTAAAATCTATTATCTAGGAACAGAATTAATTCTCTTTTCGAGTACCAATTTTAAAATGTATTAAAATATCTTATTGCTCAACAAAAACAATATGAAAGAACATAATATTTGACAGGGTGAATattctattaaaaattttataattgtcttcatgtgaaattttttttttttatctttaaataataaattgtAGGGTTAAATgttaatatttataaaagtgttatttttatttaaaatatggcCAAATAAATAAACTACACTTTTATACAAAACATCTTCATAAAAGAATGTTTTTGACATTTATTTGAGTAGTTTTCATTTGGCAGAATcttaaacataaaacaaataGTCTGTAAATATGACGCAAGAATGGAAATGGGAAACAAAATTTTTCCGAAACAGGCGCAGCAGGGACTTGAGAAAAAATCTTCACCCATCCTCACTAATCCCcgaattattaaatttatttaaatattcttAGTAATTTATTTCTTATATAGATTTTTTAGTCATTTTATAAACACACATCgaaaaatctaaccctaattttaaAAGCATTTTTCTTTCTCTCCATAACATTAACAATGCGTCATTCTACTCTCTAATTCTTTCTCTCCATAATTATATGgtgtattattttatatttttgaattcGTAATCTTAGATAAATACTCTATTTGTATGttgtaataatatttataataaattaataatgtttTGTGAGAAGCAAAGGAGACATCTTTCGTTCTTATCCTGCTTTATACTGTCCCGTTATCATCTGTATTCTCTCCCATCTAACTTGATGGGCGAATTATTGTAGCTCCATCGGGTGTAGGGGGTGTAGTTTACCACGtcaaaaatttatttagaattgtTTGTATTTTTTTACGAATTTGTTGAAAGTTAATGCCTCCAAAATACGGTGCATTTTCAACTTATATTAAAAGAAGTAGttgaataattttaataatatatacgAGAAGAAGAGAAGTAGTTGTATTGTGTAATGTGGTTACGTATAGGAAACAAAACATTTATTTCTTTCATAAGAAAGAAGTGTAGAAAATAGTTTGTGATACTATTAATAATAAAGAACATATTGTAGAATATCTTACATATTcatatgtgttttttttttaagtggCTAATAGTAATTTTTTATAAGTATTTAACAAATGTTTTATTTGTTACTAATATTGTAGTGGTAATGTAGTATGCGTTATGCAGGATTTTATATTTTGACGTCAAAAACAATTATTTGATATGATTAAAGGAAAAACTATGGTAGTTTGACAATATCAACATAaatttttagttcaaaatctatTATCTGGAAGCAGAATCAATTCTCTTTGTGAGTACCAATTTTAAAGTGTATTAAAATATCTTATTTGACAACAAAGACGAAAATAATGAAAGAGCATAATATTTGGCATAATTATAAACATCAAACAAATAATCTGCAAATGTAACTCGTAAATAATATGAATATATAAATCTAACACTTTCCAAAATACCAAAGTATTTAATACAAATGTTAAGTTTTCAAAGAATTTCAAAGAACTTAGGTTTGACAATAACATAATTTGAcaaggaaaaaaaatgaaattaaatttgcAAAAAGATTACATAAACTAACTTACAGAAAAAAATATTACATAAACACAAAAAAAGTAAAGACAAAATGAAAGGAACCTACAAAAAACAAACTTAGACGGGATTTTGCCAAGAGATGCTCAACTGCTTTATTCATTGAGCAAAAGATTTATACGTGTTGTTAAAGTCCGTTGTTCAAACAGTAACTAAGTTGGTCTTGTGTCGAAGAGGTCTTGTGTTAAAGAAGCCAGGAAAATTTTGCTACTTGTGTAATTCTCTTCTTGTTTTTGTTTATAATGTGTAATAAACATGATCTTTTATTGTAACAGTGTCAGTATGCTACAGGTAAAATTACTTGATAAATACGATATTAAtgtttgtatttatttatttatattcattGCTactaatggaaaacaaaaatatatCAGGTATCAGGTAGAATGATTAAGAATATCTCTCACATGCATATAGACACTGCACAACTAATGAGATTCATTGTTAGATTTTCTTCAACAAGACGGATTAGGAATTTAGATAATTGTTTTCTcatgtttttaattatttttattggaaTTGACGAATTGTGTCTCAAATCTTGGAAAATATACTTTTTAATGCACTTAAAGAAATTGCCTCTAATTTGAGGTTAATATTTGGAAATGAATTATTTCGTTAATCTATCAGAATCTATAATATTGTGTTTCCACTTTAAAAAACAGCATTGCTTAATAATCTTAGAAAGACTTTTATAAGCATTTTCTTATTATAACTTGTTTATTAGTTATTTTAAACACTCAAGATTCTTTTTTACACGATTAAGAATAGTATTCTGACATGCTGCGCCAGTTTTAATCAATGCATAAGCAAATGACTGTATGAAATGACTTTGCACAATGTGTTAAATTAATactctaataaataaaaataaaagaagaatgaaaagatTCACTATTTCCATTTTTCAACATAATACAATGTTACAACAGAAGCAATGCTAACGATATACAGATACACTCACCATTTGACATCTACAAACCACAAACATACATTATGGTTCTACCATCTCTGTCAAACGGGAAATGTGGCTGTAATAGATATTTTCCAAGCATTTATGCATTTATCTAACAAAGATTATATACTAAGCCAAATGTTAAATGTGGTGTTAAGTCACACTGTGCTTTACAAGTTTCCAAAGTATGCATGCATATTTAAATGATATTGCTTCCCGTGGAAGGGTTGCTACCACCAAACATGAAAGCTCAACATAAGCAACATAATACAATAGATTACATAATCTACTTGGTTCAATTTACACTATTAACACTTCCCATAATCCATTCATTTCTCATCTACTACACACAGATCACTTTTTGTTTCTCTCCCATTCAAGAGCTGCACAAACTACACAACAAATCTCAAATTTCATGCAAGATTCTCACCAGGCAAAAAAGACGGAGATCCACCTTCAACCTGGtttttcttcctgtggaagatacCGCTAATGGTAGGCACAAGGACTTTCTTTGAAACTGAGACCTTCTCTTTCTCGAGCTTATTTGCCTCCATTTTGTGAGGAGGAGGGTTCTGCTTTTGAATCCTGTAGTGCTGAGGAGATGATTCTGATGACACCTGAGTTTCGGCCAATATTCGAGAAGCGGCTTCTGCTGCCTTCTTCTGCTCCCGCTCACGCCACCTCCGAAGCTCGCTCTCCACTGCCTTCTTTGCCGCTTCAGCCATCTCGGCCTTTTTCAAGGCCTCCTGTGTTGCCGTCTTCATATCCTCGATCTCCTTTTGAGCTGTCTCTAATCTTTTGATAGCTTCATTTTCACTTGCCTTCACAGCCTCAACCTGTGCCTTGGCAGCAGCTACTTTCATGTCTGCTAATTTATCAGACTCCTCAACTTTACGACTTAGCGACTCGAATTCCTCTCTTGAGATTGTAATTTTAGCACCAGATTCGGATGTTGAGGCGCGCGCAGCACTTGTCCTTTCAGTTAACACCGTAATCTGGTCAAGGGCACTAGCCTCTGCTGCTTTTGCTGCTTCTGCATCTTCCAGTGCAACTTTGAGCTTTTCCTCTGCATCTTCTAATGCAAGCTTGGTAACTTCAGCCTCCTTCATCAATTCTGTGGCTTTGTTCTTCATGTCTTCTGCTTCCCGCCGTGCATTTTCAGCTTCAGATTGCAGCTGGTTCAGCGTTGAGATCATTTCCTCAGATGCACCTGTAACTTTAGATTCTTCTGCCAAGCAGGCTTCAAGCTCAGACTTACTTTTACGAAGCTTGACATGCAGATTACCGACAACAGATTCAGTTTCAGACTCTTTCTCCTTCAATTCCAAATGTTCCTTCTTTACATTCTCAAGTTCCACCTTAAGAGCTTCCACCAAGCTCCTAAGAGAGCTTTCCTCATCTGCTACCTTATGCAGTGACTCCTTGGCATCATCAAGTTCCAGAGTGACACTTTTCACGGAGTCCAAATCCGACGTCCTTTTATTTTCCATTTCCTTTTGCAGAGCACCAATTTCACTCAATGTCTCAGCCAGCTGTGTTTCAAGATTTTTGGCAAGCTCAGGATTGAACTCCTTCTTTAaatcaagcattttcttttcgGATTGTTCAAGGGTGGCTTTATATGATCGTCTTAGAACATCTTTCTCAGCTAGCACCATTGCTTGCTGCTGATGTGCTTCAACAGATGCATGCTTGGTTTGTTCAATTGATTCCTTTACAGCAATAATTTCTTTAGACAGCTCAGATGCTCTTTCTGAGTTTTCCTTCATCGCATTTTCTGCTTCTGCCACTTGCTTGAAAGCAGACTCTCTTGCATCCGAGGAAGAATCATATTCTTGACGAATCTTGCTGAGTTCTAGCTTTGCAGCATTGAGTTCCGTAATGATGGATGCATGCCTCTTAACTGCAGCTTCAAGCTCTTCTTTCCAAGCACCATTTGTTCCATCAGAGTTGCCATACTTTACTTCTTTAAGCTGTTTCGCATGATCCTTTGCAGTGTCTGTTGCTGTGATCGCTAGTTCCCTGGATTCATCAACAACTTTTAGCTTTTGCGTCAGTTCCACGACTGTCCTTTTAGCCCTTTCAAGCTCAACAAGAGCTTGAGCCTTAGTAGTTTCAGCATTATTTACTTGTTCTTTTAGTTTGTTCAACTCTTTCTGGGCTATATGAAGTTGTGTCTCCTTTGCCAAAACACTCTGATGAAAGAACAAGGTTTGTAAATAGCAAAAAATAGAGGAACAGAATAAATTCAACTAAACTTGAAAGGAAGGGAAATAAATCATAACCAGATAACCTAGTTTGTGGTTAGAACAGCCTAAGTAATTAGAAAACTTGAGATTTGTGGTGCTCAGTTAAACAAAGATTCCTTCCGGAATTGAATTTGATTAACTAATATCCAGAGATATATAAAACCTGAAAATAAGCTCATGTATAAACAAAAGGAGGAAAGAATTCAACATGTTAAAAGAAGTCCAAGGTCGTGTGCATATAAACCATTCTTAGAAAGGTGAGTTTGATATGATTGATTATGTTCATGATTTCAACATAAGCACAAAAAAGATGGCACTGCCGTGGAGTCAAAGAAGCTCGTGCACTGTTTCCTGAACTAAAAGAAAATGTAACCTAATTCCTGAACTTTCTTAAATGTGAATGATTCTGGGACTTCTGATTCCACGCCTTCCTCCTCTAGGCTCCACAATCAAGAAATGCATAAGAGATTGCAATTGGACTCAATTCCTCCAAGCTGTTCTGACTCCTTCATCAGCCTCTTCACAGATGCACAGCCAACATTGCACTGCACTGAACACAGTGCAACATAGGTATCACCACCACTTCCAACAACATTTGCAATGTTTTTAAGGATTAGGCATGAGATGAACCCACATAGGCCACTATCATAGTTGAAAAGGGCTTGAAGTGTGAGAATATACCATCATCACCGGTTATCTAACTTCCTTGTTCTCCAAGGGTTGATCAGTGGAGGAGATTGTCTTGGCCAAGTAGTTGTATCCTCAGTTAGTTGCAAGAACATGctgttctcctctggtgtcttcatGTCTCTCTCCTTTCTTGGCACCTCCTCTACCCACATTTAGATCTATTCAACACTCAAACTTCTAGGTGGATTTGGTATGTGAATTTGGTCACGCAACCAGTCATTTTGTCTCTTGTCCTAGCCTCTTAACTTCTTTGAAAATGGTGGCAGTTTGATATTCAAATTTGAGATTTCAAAGCGGGTGGATTTGGGGAGGAAGGAGGAATCTCCTAAAAAGTAGACGTGAACAACATGTGATAAAATGCATTTTTCTGTTCCAAATATGGcaaatattttcttctttcttttttggtttCCCGAGGGTATCTAACACTGAACGTAGTGACTAATCCCTTCCCAACGGCAAAGGCTGACCACAGGATGCTTTCCATACCCAAGGTGGGATTTGAACTCCCAATCTCTTGATTAAGGGACCAAGTGATGAGCCACCATGCCAGACCCACGAGGTTAACAATTATATTCTAGTTTTGGGACTAAAGTTCATATAACCCAGAGTTCTCGggataaaatttatttttctgttctaaaTATGGCTGTTTTTTTGGGCAAATCTGTTCTAAATATGTATTAGTAAAGAATTACTAATACTATTTATTTCCATTTTTGGCTTAAGAATTAAATCGAGTACCTATGTTAAAAACCATAACAGATTTATACTGCAGTTACTACTTACTACTTCATTAACTTTACAGGATACACTTAGGAGATATGCAACTTTCAGATTTAGTTCTGCCTACCACAAGGGGTTTGAAGTTTGTACCCTTACAAGGCATAAAGTTACAAAAATTGACAATTACCTCAGCAGAATAGGGTTTTGCCTTCTTAATGAAAGGTTTTTCACCAGAGAAAGCACCTTCACCAAATAAAGAGACAGCATCTTTAACAGATTGAAAAGGTGGACTGGTGTCAATCTCTCCAACCTCTGGCTTTGTTGGGTTGGGTGAGTCGGTAGCACTTTGCCGGATTTTAGCTACCATTGTCCGTTATATCTAAATATTATGACTGTAAAACCTGTTGAACAAAACACATGTTACAAG is from Arachis ipaensis cultivar K30076 chromosome B01, Araip1.1, whole genome shotgun sequence and encodes:
- the LOC107615786 gene encoding WEB family protein At5g55860; translated protein: MVAKIRQSATDSPNPTKPEVGEIDTSPPFQSVKDAVSLFGEGAFSGEKPFIKKAKPYSAESVLAKETQLHIAQKELNKLKEQVNNAETTKAQALVELERAKRTVVELTQKLKVVDESRELAITATDTAKDHAKQLKEVKYGNSDGTNGAWKEELEAAVKRHASIITELNAAKLELSKIRQEYDSSSDARESAFKQVAEAENAMKENSERASELSKEIIAVKESIEQTKHASVEAHQQQAMVLAEKDVLRRSYKATLEQSEKKMLDLKKEFNPELAKNLETQLAETLSEIGALQKEMENKRTSDLDSVKSVTLELDDAKESLHKVADEESSLRSLVEALKVELENVKKEHLELKEKESETESVVGNLHVKLRKSKSELEACLAEESKVTGASEEMISTLNQLQSEAENARREAEDMKNKATELMKEAEVTKLALEDAEEKLKVALEDAEAAKAAEASALDQITVLTERTSAARASTSESGAKITISREEFESLSRKVEESDKLADMKVAAAKAQVEAVKASENEAIKRLETAQKEIEDMKTATQEALKKAEMAEAAKKAVESELRRWREREQKKAAEAASRILAETQVSSESSPQHYRIQKQNPPPHKMEANKLEKEKVSVSKKVLVPTISGIFHRKKNQVEGGSPSFLPGENLA